The Corvus moneduloides isolate bCorMon1 chromosome 28, bCorMon1.pri, whole genome shotgun sequence genome includes the window TGGTACAGCCCTGAGATGGCCACAAAGGCTACAGAAGGCTATGGCAGTGCCGAGGCATCAAGCCAGCGCAGGACAGACCAGAGTGTTTATCAGGTTTATGGTGTGTCCTCATACAAGACACCCAAGAAAGATGAGGTTTATGCTCCCAGAAAGCCTCACACGGAAAGGTCATATCCCATTGGGAAGATGTCCATCCTGACCAAAGCATGGTCCAGAGAAGACCTGGACTCTGGCTTGGGTGAGATGTATAATGAAGCCACTGCAGGCTACACCAGCGATGGAAGCACCTCCAACGAGACCCTCAATGTGGATCTGAGGGCCAGCAGCAACGAGCTGGACAAGGAGACGAGGGTCAGCAATGAGACGCCCATCGAGCGGGAGATCCGCATGGCgatggagagggaggagaaCCTCTGGAAGGAAAGGGGGATCCAGCGGCTGACCTCCAGCAGCGAGCTGGTGGAGATCCAGACCAAGCCTGTCCTCAACATTCACTCATCTCCTGGCCcaggcaggaaagggaaggacAGAGGCCGCGCTTCCCTTTATGTCCAGAGGGAAATTGAACAGGAAGCCAAGCGTGAGGAAGATCTGAAGAGGCaggggaggctgctgggggCATATGACAGGGGGacgcagcaggagctggaggagcgCAAGAAAGTGTTTGAGCAGGAGGAAGCCCCCCCGCAGAAGCCCACTCCCCTGAAGcgggcagaggagaggaggagctggTTTAAAGAGTTTGTGGTGGAGCAGCCCTcgagccccagccctgcagaagaCACCAGGGGTGGGAAAAGCATTCCCAGCTACACAGCGAGCATCGCGCActtccagctgtcccagccgCGCTTCGCCGCCAGCAACAGGAGCCGGGAGCAGCCCTTGTTGTCCCAGCACGCTTCCGCCAGCACCAGCAAATGGGGGAGCGAGGATTCCTGGGGAGGAAAGCTTCCCGGCTCCACCCCGAGCCCCGCCAGCACTGCTGTCCTGTCCAGAGAGTacttctccctccccttctgGAAGCCCAAGGTGTCCTTCGTGGAGGACATGGGGACGCAGAGCCCGCTGCGGAGGGAGGATGGCCAGGAGGAGCAGTACCGCCTGCGGACATGGAAGCCCCAGACGTCGGTGCTGATCGAGGAGGAGATCCGGAGTGActtgcagagggaagaggagctccaggagcagcggcggcggcagcggcagtGGCTGATGGACACCTACAGTGACGGTGTTCCCCAGGAGGGCTCCCGCTCTCGGCACAGCTCTGGTAAGGGAGCAGACAGACAGAGTGGCAGAGAAATGATTTTGTGGGATGCCTGTAAGGACTCCTGTGTGCTGGTAGCAAGTTGTCCCGGGAGAGCTTGATACCAGCATACTGGAGTCAGCAGGAGAactgctgctgaggagggatAGGCTCTGCAGGATTCCAGAGCCGCTCAAGTCTCGATGAGTTTGTGTCATGTTATGGCAGCAAACAGGGCTGGAAGGGCCTGGAAGGGCCCAGGTAATGCATTTTGCCCAAGCGCGGGGTCCCGGCTGTGACCAAACCTGCTGGACCTGCCACAGaggcaggtttggggcaggggCCTGACACTCCTGCAGGTCTCCACCCCCTGGGAGTGGAACTGAGGTCCCTCATCCCCCGATGCTCTCTCTCTCACAGCTGCCTCAGGTGCCAGTGGCAGCTACTCGGTGTCCGGGtctcctgcctcctctcctgcctcacaCCACACGGGGGTCCTGGGGCTGATCTCATCCTTCACCCCGCTGAGAGTGACCAGTTCCTCCCAGCGCAGCGCAGAGACCCTCACCCCTGACTCGTCACGTTCCAGCCCCTTCGAGGAGCGGAGGAGGAGGGTGAAGGAGGATGGAAAGGTGAACATGCCCACCCTGTTTGTGCCAAGTGGCTGGGAGGCTTGAGCCTGGGGGAAGACTGgtggctctggggctggtggTGTCTGTTCCTGACTCCCACCTGGAGTTTGAGATCCAGCTGCTCAGCTCGGTGGGAGACGCGGCAGCGGTGGCACCATCAAGGGGCCCCCCAGGCAACACCTGCTGtccagggctgccagcactgggtgGGACTGGAGAGGAGCCGCAGCTTCCTCCTGTGGGGGATCCTGGCCTGAACTGTTCCCCCAACCCCAGGGAGGGCATGACTGCATCTGCTGCCTTCCCTTGACTCTCCTGTGCCCCCACTGGGGGCTGGATCCGGCTGCCCCTGGATATtcccctgccaggctgccaTTATCTAATcgtgttttcctctttccacagTACGCAGGCATTGAACCCGTTGACAAGGTCAACACAGAGGTAAAGCCCTTCACGAACGCAGGGGCTCTGCTCACCCTGCCCTGACACCTCCCACATTCCCCAGCTCCCCTCACTCCTGGAGGCTTGTGGGTGGACAGGGGTGGACAGGATGGTCTTGGCTCCCACAGGCACCACCTGGGTGGACACTATGTCAGGCAGAGCGGGTTGGGGAGCTGGtggaggggcagctctgcaAACCAGATCATTATAAAagtctcttctttttaaaatcctgcACGTTCTGGTCTCTGCAGGTGGTGGAAAGCACCCGAGTGTTTCGCCACAAGAGCATCATGGCCCAGCGCTGGGAGGCCGGGCAGTACGTCCGGGATGAGGACTGAGGAACCCCCAGGTCGGGGGCTCGCCCCGTTCAGGATCAGCTGATGCATGACCTAAATACTCGATCAGTTCCACCCTTGGCCATTGCAACAATCAGAGATGTGTACCCTGCAAATCAATCTGGTTTATTGTTAAACTGATAATCCTTCCATGCAATAgatctgctccttcctcctcctccctctggggTGGaggaacacttttttttttttaagagggggaaaaattgGATCAGTATCTTTTTTAATCACTTCTGCCTGGAGCCAGCCAGGTGAAATCACCCAGTAATTCACTTTGCCCCTTGGGAGCTGTGTCTCAGGCTTatgaaaaagctgttttatttctcagtggTTTTAGGTTTTTAAGTACCACAAGGCTGATCATTGCCTTGGGGGTACCTGGACTGAGGCCACAAGATCAGTGCTGCCGTGGGACTTGGGAATCAACATTGGTTTAACCCCTGTGATCCATGGAAATGCAGCAAtggaatataaatatatacataaatgctgtttattttgctAATTTATTAAAGAGTTGTTGCTCTCTCTCGGTCTTCCAGGCCTGTTCTGTCTGCCTGCTTCACTGGTTTTGCTCCAGTGTTTCAGAGGAGCCCCCGTGGTTGGGATGCGGGGCTGAAGCCGGAGCCTTCCGGGGGCTGCAGTGGGGGGTCTCCaaggctgctgggctgggggagcgCCGGGATCCCACCGGACGGGTCTGGGAGCACCCTGGGCCGGTGGGAGCAGTCCCTGTCCGGGGcgggggtggcaccgggggATGGCACCGGGTGGGCTTTAAAGTCCCGTTCGACCCCAACCGCGCCGCGGTCCGTGCCCGTCCGCCCGCCCCCGCTAGGGGGCTCCCGGGCAGCGCCCGCGGGGCCCGGTACCGACCCGCCGGGACCCCGGTACCGACCCTGCTCCGTGAGCGCTGATGGGGGCCCGGTACCGACCCGCCGGGACCCCGGTACCGACCCGCTGGGACCCCGGTACCGACCCTGCTCCGTGAGCGCTGATGGGGGCCCGGTACCGACCCGCCGGGACCCCGGTACCGACCCTGCTCCGCGAGCGCTGATGGGGGGCCCGGTACCGACCCGCCGGGACCCCGGTACCGACCCTGCTCCGTGAGCGCTGATGGGGGCCCGGTACCGACCCGCCGGGACCCCGGTACCGACCCGCTGGGACCCCGGTACCGACCCTGCTCCGTGAGCGCTGATGGGGGCCCGGTACCGACCCTGCTCCGTGAGCGCTGATGGGGGCCCGGTACCGACCCGCCGGGACCCCGGTACCGACCCTGCTCCGCGAGCGCTGATGGGGGCCCGGTACCGACCCGCCGGGACCCCGGTACCGACCCTGCTCCGCGAGCGCTGATGGGGGGCCCGGCACCGACCCGCCGGGACCCCGGTACCGACCCTGCTCCGCGAGCGCTGATGGGGGCCCGGTACCGACCCGCCGGGACCCCGGTACCGACCCTGCTCCGCGAGCGCTGATGGGGGGCCCGGTACCGACCCGCTGGGACCTCAGTCCGCTCCGCAAGCGCTGATGGGGGTCCAGGTACTGACCCCCCTGAGATCCGGAGCCTGCTCCGCCGGTGCTGGCGGGGTCCCGGTGCGGACCCGGGCCCCGCTCAGCAGATGCTGACCGGGCGTTTCCCCGGTGGagccccagggagctgggaggtgcCCAGGTGCTGTCACAGGGGGTAGATAGTGCAACCTCTTTCTCCCGTCAGCAGCCGCTCGTTCCCGAGCCTTGCGACCAGcgagggggagggaagagccCGACCCGGGGTGGTGTCGGGGCTGAGGGaagcccggccccgcggggagcagagctgtgcccgCGGCCGGGTCCCCCGGGACCGGCGGGACCCTTGGGAGAGCTGCTCAGCCGTGCTGTCGTGGCGATGCCACCGGTGCTCCGCAGCACGAGGGGAGCCGGCAGACACCCTCCAGCACTTGAGGAGTTGTCTTTTTTAATGTCTCTTCAAACGTCCTTAAGTTACTTCTTGATGTTAAATTGGTTGAATGGGACCAATTCTGGCAAAGAGCTTGACCTCCAAGGCCTCGTTTGATACCACGGAGATGGCTCATAGGGCTTCAAAGGGCCCAAAGCTCTGTGCCACCAGGCTGTGAGCAGGGGAgactgagcacagcagggaacAAACCAGTGTTCCAGGAAAACATCACCTGCCAttcagacacagacagacaggaCTGAATTAAAGGTTCTTTTATTTGGCTCTGTCAACAATGCAACCAAAAACCTGACTGAGCTGTTAACAGGCACTAAACAGTGCTGGGGtagctgagcagagctgagcacacCTTCCAGTGCCTTCGTGGAGCTGTGTTTTGCACTCCAGGGAAACCACTTACCATAAAACCTTTCAACATTGTCAGACACTTTAAACAACTTCTTaaaacagccacagcttcttcaTTCTACGAATCTTTCCTTAAGGGAAATGACCTGAACCTTGTCAGAAGCATTCCTGCAAAGTTGGGTCGGCAGCATCATCGCTCTCCTTGTTGTCACTCATCCTTCCCCGCAGGTCTGTgccccaggctgagctgtgggggGTTTCAGCCCCAAAATGTGGGTGCAGCTGATGCTTCTGGCCAGGCTCTGCCACCCCCAAGCCCTCTCCATATCAGCACTGGTTGTTTGTAACAGCACTGACCCCACAGTAGAACATTAACTTGTTTAGCCAATGTGAAACTGGAGATTCTTACTAACTCACTGAATTACCAATTCCAgtaacagaaacaacaaaaaggaaCTTCCCTGGAAGCCAAGGCGCTGCAGATCTGTAGGTTCCTTCAGTGCCAAGGTGAAGCCCAGCAGAAGGATGTTTGTTCTCAACCTACACCAAATATTGCAATAGGATTCTGTTTCAGAGCAGCCTTGGAGCAGTTTAAGGGGCAAAGCTGAAGGGACACTTCTATTTCCTGGTCTTCCTTACAACTTCTTTGACTCCCTGGTTAACAACTTTCAAGATCTTATCCAGTTTGGTTTTTGTCAGTGCCTTCCTGCTGTACCACACTTTGTCCCAGATGGAGCACAGTGACTTGGGAGACAGGTAAAGAGGGTGGTTATCATTCATCATGTCCGGCGGCCTCCTCCTGGCATACTCCTTGTAACTGGCAACTGGACAGTTCTCTGGATCCTCAGGCTTGGCAAAGAGCCGTGGGCTTGGCTCCCCTTCATTTCCCTCTGGGCTCAGATCATCCTTCCACTCCAAGTATTCCACCTCTCCTTTGGTCTTCCTCAGCAccacctgtccccagcacagctggtaGGTCCAATGGTGGGTACTTGCCCCAAACCCCCTAATGAGGTTGGTGAACATGAGGTGCAACAAGCCCTGAGGGTGTGTCTTGCTTAAAATTCCCTTcttaaaaaggtttttcacaTCTTCATCTGTCATGTTCTCCACAACACTCCacatttcctccttctccttttggAACAGGTACCAATGCTTTAATTTCCAGGCTTCCTGAGAGGCCTTGAACTCTACCCCTTTCAACATGTTGTACTTGTAATTGTGGTCCTTGAGGTACCGGTCGATGCTGCGCTGGAAGAAGCTTAGGGaattggaagaaaaatccatgcCATTCTGTCTCTTGGTGGAGCTGAAGAATGAGACCAGGTAGCGGTCGAGGTCTGCAGGAGGCAGCGTGTGGATCTTGCGCGTCTCAGAGGGGTGGTGCAACTTCAGCCACTCTTCAAACACTTTTATGTCCCCCAGGGTatagtttctctttttctcctgattCTTCAGCACATCTAAAAGACAAGACACGGCTTTGTGGACAGCAGGAGCCCACAAAGATCAGTAAAACATGAGAAGATGCACCTGCCTTTGGGAAACCATTCAGAAAGGACAGGATTCTCCCTAATCCCCTCCCCTAGAATTGTTGGTCATATCTGTGTTCTCCACAAGCCAGCACCACCCAACCGTGCCCAACTCTCCAGGGAAAGTCAGgctccttcctgctccctcTTCCTTGGCAGCTGGCCCTGCTCACTGCCACAGGGAAATTTCCCTCTTAATGTGAAATAACAGCATGAACCAAAGTTTGGGGTGGACGGTGAGGGAGAACAAACAGGTGAGTAGAAGTGTACTATGATTTTGTTTAAAGGATTGCCAGGATTCCAGTTGGGCTCTCTCTCAAGTTGTCATGGCAATACCACATCTACCTAGTTCGATGTAGCATGAGAAATGAATTCTTTGGATTGCTGGAAAGCTCCATCTGCTTGCCTGTGACTTGTCCAGGGCTGAGGAGAGGGAGATGGAAAAGGGCTCACAAGCCAACACCTAGAGATTCCCCTTTTTGCACCCAGGTTCTTTTGTACAGGCTTAGTTGTCATCCTGAAAGATTGATCCCTGTCCcactggtttggggttttggccTGTTTTGTACTGACTGCTCCAGGTGCAGAGAGGAACAGCTCATTAATCCGTAATGTTGAGGCCTCCTCTGAGCCATGAGCCAGTTACCTTGGCAGTAACAGCTACTACACAGATATTCCCAGAAGAATTCCCAGTCCCTTCAGAGGACACATGATGTCAGTCATGAAAATAGTAAAATACTGCTCCCAAACGCCAACTGTGGCAGTTTGTGTGGTTATGGCTCCACAAGGAACAACAACCCCATAGCCTTTCCAGGACCAGCACTGGTGCTGTAAGCACATTCCAGGCAGACCCCAAACGCTCCCTCTGCAACCTCTGCCCTTTCCAAGGATGTGCCCAGGCCCCTGTGCTTCAGGACAGCACATAGGAAAACCTTCATTCTTGTAAGGACTAAAGCAGTGTGTGGAGTTCTGCATTTTCCATGCAGGACTGACgctctgctgccactgccagcacTAGGAGGTTTTACCACTGACTTTGGTGCAGCCAAATTTCTCTGCATtacttcttgtttctttctcttgagACCTGAGTTCACCTCTCTGGCTCCAGTTTCCCACAGGGACTCTCTCAAGTACAGCCAACATACTGTGTGGGGATACTGGGTAAAATGGAAGACCAAAGTATTCAAACTTGTTTGGGCTGGGGCATAGCCAAGAACACCTTTGGGCACCACAGATAAGGGCATTCCCTACAGAAGTACCAATTCCTTTAGGCAGGGAGCTTTGTAGTCCCCTTGAGCAGAAACAGCAGTGCCCTAAATCCAAGAGATTTACTAAGATGCTGCAGTACAGATCTTGGCAGTGATGTGAACTCACCCTCCTTGGATATTTTGGGAAAGTGATTAATAGAacacccccacacccctgcaGACACAGAACTCCAGGCTGTCTTACCTCTGTTTGAGGCTCCAGGTGGATTGCTGTCTGGACTCTGGAAGGCTGAAGAACAAGGTATCTGCCCGGATCCTGATGTCTCACTGTCCTCATTCACGTTCTCAGCaccatcccagctggagcttGGTGTGCCACACTCTGGAGAGCtcagctggagatgctgctgaacATCAGCAATGGCTTGGAACTCAAATATCACTGAGGGCTGTGCCTCAAGCTGGGCCCTGGCTTTGGTGCTGCGGACTGGAAGGGATTTGAAACATACCTTTGGTGCTGCTGACGCTGGGAGGCTCCTTGCTCTGGAAGTTTCAGCTGTGGGCCCTGTAGCAGTGAAAGGACCCAGCCTCAGGACGTTCCTGCTCGGGTCTTCTGGGTCGCTGACAGGAGCCTGCAGAATGTAGGCACGGGTTAGGGGTGGCCTTGCTGTGggggcagaggcagcttttTGGGGGTCTGTTGGCTGGTGCGATGCCGTATTCTGGCAGTGGAGCATCTGCAACTTCTCAGCAGACGGCTCTGACACATTATCCTGGCTGATTCTGTCTCCCTGGTTGTCTTCATCTGCCTCATGCTGCTCTTCATCAGCGATGATCTGTAAGTCTTCATCACTTTCTGACTTCAGGTCCTGTTCACCAGTTTGGACTATACCACCAGACACCGTGAAGTTCCGCTCTGCTGCAGAGTACAATGTTATGGGTTTCCTGGTATTTTGACTCCCCCTGGGCTCATTATTCCTTGTGTAGGTGCTGTCAGCTGTCTGCTCACTGAACCCTTGGGATCTGCCACATGACCCCGTGCTCCCAGAATCTGCTTGACCTATCTCAAAAGATAATGGGGTCAGCTTGAGCCTCTTTTCCTCAAAGCTACCTTCCCTTGTCAAAGACTCAGAAGACAGGAACCTCTTTATCTTTCCTACAGCCTCAGTCTCTTCTTCACCTCTGTCACATAACTTTCCATAGTGCCAGTGATAGGCGTGTCCGACTCTGCACATCCAAAGCAGAGCGTTGTCATTGCTCAGGGGACCCGTGTTATGCACAAATTCCAGGGCTGGGATCTGGTTGCATATGGTCCCGTGACTGTGTGCCCAGATCACAAGTTTGGAGAGATCTGCTTGAAGGGAACTGGCACTGCTGCACCCTCCATCACTGGCGCTCTTGCTCTGTAAAGGTGTGTTGGAGAGAACATGAGTGAGAGAGGATGTGCAGACAAGAGCAGTCCTGGGGCTGTTTCTGTCCCTCCCCAACAGTGCAATAATTGTAGACCAGCAATTTCATCTCAggattctttttaaaaatcaatttgttCATTCTTTCTGTCTGTGCTATCATTTATGCCATAACAGACACTCaccatgctgctgctttctgtctcACTGAGCCTTCTCTCAGGTGGAGATCAGTAAGTGACTCTTTGAATGGCCTTTCTCTCTCAGAACCTGAAATGATCATCACATGTGTGTGCTATATACATGGATGTGTGTATATggatatatatgtatataaaaccCTGACCAGAAGATGCAACTGAATTTCTCCATGCTCAGCCCACTGCAGGTCTGTGCCCTCCCTGGGCTGAGCTCCCACTGTGCTCCCAGGAACTCTACACACAAAACCTGACTGGGGTAAATATTTGCAGGATCAGCCTCTGCAACACCAACGAAACGGAAACTAAatataaacactgaaaatagaATTTTACAAACTGAACTCTGCAAGCTATTCCTTCAGCACTCCGTGGTTGGCAAGCTCTGTGTCTCCAAGTGCTGATCTGCAGAGAGAGAACCAGAAATAGTGAGGCTGGTTCAGCCTGACATTCTCTGACTTTGCAAACAGTAGCAAGAGGCAGTTTCCCAACTGAAGAACTTGCACATGCAACTCGTATTTGTATTAGAGACTAAATCTGAAATTCTCCCATCTGTTTGGAAGGCTCCATGCAGCAGCCTGGAAGTCAACCCTGTTTCTGTGTCACAGGGAACATGTAATGTGCCCTCAGCACCATGGCAGCCCTGTGTAGCCATTGCCAACACCGTGCGTTCGCATCTCGGTCCATGATTAATTAAAAGCTTTGCAATTAGTGGTGGTAAAAGAAGCAAGGCTGAAAACGCTGGACACGGGGACCTTGTCTAAAGTGGTTCTTTGAGCAGTTCTTTTGAGCATTTCTGGCCTAAACGGGACACAGCTCTCGGGGAGAACAGGCCCTGGCTGGCTGTCAGTGAGCACACGCTGCGCAGGTACgggagctccagccccagggctcctgctctcccagcgAGATGGGGAACACGGGAGAAGCCCATCCCagctgacagctgtagggctgcTCTGTAACCCCTGAACACGGTGCTTGTCCGCAGGGATTTATCTCAGGAGTGTGGTAGTTAGACTGAGGGTTaagccagcagcacaggggcaggaaCGGCTGTGCCGCAGAAGTGCTGGCCCCAGGCAGAAGCTGTGCCCGGTGCCCTTGGTGTCCAGTGAGCTCAGTGCCCACCCAGCACCAGCCCAACACACCGGCTCTCCTGTCCAAAGAGAACAGGTCACACCTCTCGCAGGTGCCAGCCGACAGGGAATGACAGGGAAGCACAAGAACTGCTCCCTTTGGGGTgagcctgcagcacagcagcacagctcccttcTGCACTTAGGCTCCATCAATCCATATGTTCCTTCCTAATGATAGCACAGATAATTTTAGCCTGAGTGCTTGGCTGTTGCATGTGCCAGCGCGTGGAATGTGCAAAGGCAGGGTTTACTGAGAATTTTTTACCGAAATCCGCTGCTGCTTTAACAAAAAGTCAGACAATAAAAGCCTTTTTGGAAGCAGCAAATGCAATCTGAGCTCCTGATGTTAATCAAGGCCTTGTATGGGATCTACTGTTCCCGTGAGCTCACTCCTGATGAATCCCAGCAAACAGGGTGGGGAATCACCTCCAGTGGCCATTTCAGCTGCCCTGACCCCTCACAGAAACAGGCTCTGCCCAAGCTTCTCCCCAGAGATGTTTGACCTGTTCCCACCTCCCCAGGCCAGGCAGCtcacagcctgctcctgctAAGCCCCTACAAGACGAACATAAACTTGGGGGAGAACCATTTTCCCTCCTGAAGTAAAAGAGAGTTTTATCTTCGAGTTCAGTCCATGCAATTCCCCGAAAGGGCTGAGCCACTCAGACAGACTCAAAGGAACTTCCATGCCAACAATCTGGTGCCTTCAGTCAGTGTGGGAAAAGGTAACAGGAACGGAAGCTCCACATGGTCGTAAGGCCACAAAATTACTGACTTGGCAGATGAACATCTTGATCCCTATCACAGGCCTCTGCAAATGGAATGCTTTTATCTCTCCTTATCTCCAGGCACATGTCTTCCTCTTCCTgatctcttggaaaaaaaaagccttttttttctcttgctattTAGTTCCCAGCACAGGCTCTGGTGTTCAGCTACAGACCCTTCAGCCTGCTGTGGCCCTCAGACTTCCAGCAGCTGAGATTTTGCTAAAGAAATGGCAAATGGAATCAGCCTGGATTCACAGTCACAGCTGAATGAGAAAAATGACCACTGTCCTTCCCCCAAAGGCTGAACTGGCACATGTGTCTTCCCTTTGAATAATAAAAATCCATCTTGATCGTTTCCACAGTTTTTACCTGCTTTCAACCACCCTGGGATCCCTGTGGGGAGAATTCTGGGCTTGGAGTTTGGGGCTGAGGTTTATTTTGGAGCCTTGTGCCTGATTCAAGTGTCTGTGTGGCTGGGAGTGATGTTGTGGGTTAATCCTCTTTCCAGGAGAAGCTCCCATCTGATAATGGACACTGTGTACAGGACCCACAcctttctgcaggaaaacaggacATTCCAGAGCTGTACAGTAaaggatttaaattttttttaacccataGGGAATTCAGTCTACTGCTAAAACCTATAGTTAGGTGAATTCAGGCTCacttatggggaaaaaaaaaaaaagtggttgtttttttttttttaatctacaaaGTTTGGCTTTCTCAGGGCCCACTCCACATAGCTTTCCAGGCCTCATTGTTGTGGGCACTGATTTCACCTCTGTATTCCAGAAAATGTGGCCAAGTAATTTCACAGGAGTCCCCAGCACTTCAGGGGAGACTGAACTTTGGGCTGACTGAAACAcggaaatgctttttctgttttaagacTTTATGTGCGTCCTTTGAGTCcttggggggaggggagggaagccAACTCAGCACTTTCTGAGATTTATCCTCCTGTAAGGTCTGTCAGACAGCCACCTGAGAGTATCACCACTGGGATGttcctctctccccctcccaggTGTGCTGAAGGCCTGAACCCATAAAACAGACACAGCCTTGTGCAAACAGTAGCACTACATAAAGACACTAATTTCGAGGCACTAAAAGCTCTTTGCCCCCTCTGTCCTTGTCCCATTGCCCTGTGACAGCCCTGGCTGGTTCCTCTCACGGGCTCCAACGCTTGTTTTGCAGATTAGAACCTGGGACACGCACGGAGCCAGAGAATTGGAGAGCACTGGCTTCCCTGCTCCAGATAAGACAGTGCAGGAAACTGCAACAATCCTGGTAGGAAAACAACAGGATACAGAACAGCTGTGCTTAAACTTGACTCCTgcccccttcccagctcccttggGAAACCCTCCCTGGAGGTGAGGGGACCTGGGACAGTCCCCAAACACACACGTGGGGCATTGCCAGAGCATGGGGGCATTGCCGGGGCCGTATCAGGGCAGGAAAGGCTGAAGCTGCACTCAAACACATCTGGCTGCAGGATGGGAGCTGagtggagcagctgcagctcatggCTGCCAGAAATCATGGAGCTTGTCCCACCCTCCTTAGCAGGAGCCTGGGGGGTGGATCCATCATTTCCTAGCACATCggttttcctgctctctgcaatGTTTGTTTCTCTCCTCATCTGCCCTGTACAAAAATCTTCTGAGCCACCTCTTCAGCTCTCTTCCTGCTTCCCCACATCCTTCCACCAACCTCTCCTGACCTGCTTGCAGAAATACAATTCCCAGGATACATCCTGTACTTGCTACAGGGCACCATGCCTCCATTTTGAGAGATGCTCCCAGAAAATCCCACCCGGCGTGTCTGCGGAGGGCAGGATCTGTCTGCAGGCACTGGCTCCGAGTGGGAGACAGACCCTGCTGGAAAACACTGGCCTCCTGCACCACATTCCTTAAACAAGAGCTGTTTTGTTCCAAGACTCAGACACCACTTTTTCCCCGAGTTCTAATTATCTCTGCTCCTGAGGGGCTGCGTTCCAGAGCCG containing:
- the LOC116435955 gene encoding uncharacterized protein KIAA1958 homolog isoform X3; its protein translation is MSKSASDGGCSSASSLQADLSKLVIWAHSHGTICNQIPALEFVHNTGPLSNDNALLWMCRVGHAYHWHYGKLCDRGEEETEAVGKIKRFLSSESLTREGSFEEKRLKLTPLSFEIGQADSGSTGSCGRSQGFSEQTADSTYTRNNEPRGSQNTRKPITLYSAAERNFTVSGGIVQTGEQDLKSESDEDLQIIADEEQHEADEDNQGDRISQDNVSEPSAEKLQMLHCQNTASHQPTDPQKAASAPTARPPLTRAYILQAPVSDPEDPSRNVLRLGPFTATGPTAETSRARSLPASAAPKHLQLSSPECGTPSSSWDGAENVNEDSETSGSGQIPCSSAFQSPDSNPPGASNRAVSCLLDVLKNQEKKRNYTLGDIKVFEEWLKLHHPSETRKIHTLPPADLDRYLVSFFSSTKRQNGMDFSSNSLSFFQRSIDRYLKDHNYKYNMLKGVEFKASQEAWKLKHWYLFQKEKEEMWSVVENMTDEDVKNLFKKGILSKTHPQGLLHLMFTNLIRGFGASTHHWTYQLCWGQVVLRKTKGEVEYLEWKDDLSPEGNEGEPSPRLFAKPEDPENCPVASYKEYARRRPPDMMNDNHPLYLSPKSLCSIWDKVWYSRKALTKTKLDKILKVVNQGVKEVVRKTRK
- the LOC116435955 gene encoding uncharacterized protein KIAA1958 homolog isoform X5; this translates as MSKSASDGGCSSASSLQADLSKLVIWAHSHGTICNQIPALEFVHNTGPLSNDNALLWMCRVGHAYHWHYGKLCDRGEEETEAVGKIKRFLSSESLTREGSFEEKRLKLTPLSFEIGQADSGSTGSCGRSQGFSEQTADSTYTRNNEPRGSQNTRKPITLYSAAERNFTVSGGIVQTGEQDLKSESDEDLQIIADEEQHEADEDNQGDRISQDNVSEPSAEKLQMLHCQNTASHQPTDPQKAASAPTARPPLTRAYILQAPVSDPEDPSRNVLRLGPFTATGPTAETSRARSLPASAAPKQHLQLSSPECGTPSSSWDGAENVNEDSETSGSGQIPCSSAFQSPDSNPPGASNRDVLKNQEKKRNYTLGDIKVFEEWLKLHHPSETRKIHTLPPADLDRYLVSFFSSTKRQNGMDFSSNSLSFFQRSIDRYLKDHNYKYNMLKGVEFKASQEAWKLKHWYLFQKEKEEMWSVVENMTDEDVKNLFKKGILSKTHPQGLLHLMFTNLIRGFGASTHHWTYQLCWGQVVLRKTKGEVEYLEWKDDLSPEGNEGEPSPRLFAKPEDPENCPVASYKEYARRRPPDMMNDNHPLYLSPKSLCSIWDKVWYSRKALTKTKLDKILKVVNQGVKEVVRKTRK